In a genomic window of Streptomyces noursei ATCC 11455:
- a CDS encoding SDR family oxidoreductase encodes MTDDDTTPTGHPGGGVTCLVTGATGYIGGRLVPELLDAGHRVRCLARTPGKLRDHPWADRVEIFQGDVTDPDAVARAMRDVHVAYYLVHALGTGRGFEETDRTAARVFGEQARRAGVGRLVYLGGLTPRAVPEAELSPHLRSRAEVGRILLASGVPTAVLRAAVIIGSGSASFEMLRYLTERLPVMVTPRWVHTRIQPIAVRDVLRLLTGCATLPREVNRTFDIGGPEVLTYLDMMRRYAAVAGLPRRLILPVPVLTPGLSSHWVGLVTPVPARIARPLTESLRHEVVCRENDLERYVAGPPGHPLGFDRALALALQRIRDAQVTTRWSSASVPGAPSDPLPTDPDWAGGSLYTDLRERDARVGADTLWEVVEGIGGEHGWYSFPLAWAVRGWLDRLAGGVGLRRGRRDARRLRVGDSLDFWRVEEIERGRLLRLRAEMRLPGLAWLEMHVDEAGAGGARYRQRAVFHPHGLLGHLYWWSVWPFHAVVFGGMARNIVRAAERAPTAGGPGGPDPQAPPGPEH; translated from the coding sequence ATGACCGACGACGACACCACACCGACCGGGCACCCGGGCGGCGGCGTGACGTGCCTGGTGACGGGCGCGACCGGCTACATCGGCGGCCGACTGGTCCCCGAACTGCTCGACGCGGGCCACCGGGTGCGCTGCCTGGCCCGTACACCGGGCAAACTGCGCGACCACCCCTGGGCCGACCGCGTGGAGATCTTCCAGGGCGACGTCACCGATCCCGACGCGGTCGCGCGCGCCATGCGCGACGTGCACGTCGCCTACTACCTCGTACACGCCCTCGGCACCGGGCGGGGCTTCGAGGAGACCGATCGCACGGCGGCCCGGGTCTTCGGCGAGCAGGCCCGCAGGGCAGGGGTGGGCCGGCTCGTCTACCTGGGAGGACTGACTCCCCGGGCGGTACCCGAAGCGGAGCTGTCGCCGCACCTGCGCTCCCGTGCGGAGGTCGGCCGCATCCTGCTCGCCTCGGGAGTGCCGACGGCCGTGCTGCGCGCCGCCGTGATCATCGGCTCGGGCTCGGCCAGCTTCGAGATGCTGCGCTACCTCACCGAGCGGCTGCCGGTGATGGTCACGCCGCGCTGGGTGCACACCCGGATCCAGCCGATCGCCGTACGCGACGTCCTGCGGCTGCTGACCGGCTGCGCGACCCTGCCGCGCGAGGTGAACCGCACCTTCGACATCGGGGGCCCGGAGGTGCTGACCTACCTCGACATGATGCGCCGCTATGCGGCCGTGGCCGGCCTGCCCCGGAGACTGATCCTGCCGGTGCCGGTCCTCACCCCCGGCCTGTCCAGCCACTGGGTGGGCCTGGTGACGCCGGTGCCGGCCCGGATCGCCCGCCCCCTGACGGAATCCCTTCGGCACGAGGTGGTGTGCCGGGAGAACGACCTCGAACGGTATGTGGCCGGCCCGCCCGGCCACCCCCTCGGCTTCGACCGCGCCCTCGCGCTCGCCCTGCAGCGCATCCGCGACGCCCAGGTCACCACCCGCTGGTCGTCGGCGTCCGTGCCCGGTGCCCCCAGCGACCCACTGCCCACCGACCCCGACTGGGCCGGCGGCAGCCTCTACACCGACCTGCGTGAACGCGACGCCCGGGTCGGGGCCGACACCCTGTGGGAGGTCGTCGAGGGCATCGGCGGCGAGCACGGCTGGTACTCCTTCCCGCTGGCCTGGGCGGTGCGCGGTTGGCTGGACCGGCTGGCCGGCGGGGTCGGGCTGCGCCGGGGCCGACGGGACGCCCGGCGCCTTCGGGTGGGCGACTCGCTGGACTTCTGGCGGGTCGAGGAGATCGAACGCGGCCGACTGCTGCGGCTGCGCGCCGAGATGCGCCTGCCGGGCCTGGCCTGGCTGGAGATGCACGTGGACGAGGCCGGCGCCGGGGGCGCGCGCTACCGGCAGCGGGCGGTGTTCCATCCGCACGGCCTGCTGGGCCACCTGTACTGGTGGAGCGTCTGGCCCTTCCATGCCGTCGTCTTCGGCGGCATGGCCCGCAACATCGTCCGCGCCGCCGAGCGCGCGCCCACCGCAGGCGGTCCCGGCGGACCCGATCCGCAGGCCCCGCCGGGACCGGAGCACTGA
- a CDS encoding cryptochrome/photolyase family protein: MNVSVVLFTADLRLTDHPPLRAALDAADAVVPLFVRDRAVEATGFVAPNRRAFLDGCLADLDAGLRERGGRLVVRSGDLVQEVCRVVTGTDAEEVHMAAGHSRFAARREERLRAALEAAGRRLCVHDAVTVAVPPGMVTPASSDHFAVFTPYYRHWARTPLRPVVRAPERVVVPDGAGGEKVPAHGDHVGVSPALPPGGESQARKQVTAYWRRGLDGYETTHDDLAADATSRLSAHLHFGTVSPVELVHRARRHGGAGAEAFVRQLAWRDFHHQVLAARPETAHADYRTKHDHWRTERTAGADIDAWREGRTGYPVIDAAMRQLRHEGWMHNRARLLVASFLTKTLYVDWRIGAAHFLYWLVDGDVADNQLNWQWMAGTGTDTRPNRVLNPVTQSKKYDPDGTYVRRWVPELAGLTPRLVHEPWKLPAADRADLDYPDPIVSLSTALDRFRRARGKEV, translated from the coding sequence ATGAATGTCTCGGTTGTCCTGTTCACCGCCGACCTGCGCCTGACCGACCATCCGCCGCTGCGCGCGGCCCTGGACGCCGCTGATGCCGTCGTACCGCTGTTCGTGCGGGACCGCGCCGTCGAGGCGACCGGCTTCGTCGCGCCCAACCGCCGCGCCTTCCTCGACGGTTGCCTGGCCGACCTGGACGCCGGGCTGCGCGAGCGGGGCGGCCGCCTCGTCGTGCGCTCCGGCGACCTGGTGCAGGAGGTGTGCCGGGTGGTGACCGGGACGGACGCCGAGGAGGTGCACATGGCGGCCGGGCACAGCCGGTTCGCCGCGCGCCGGGAGGAACGGCTGCGCGCGGCCCTGGAGGCGGCGGGACGGCGGCTGTGCGTGCACGACGCGGTCACCGTCGCCGTGCCGCCCGGCATGGTGACCCCTGCCTCCTCCGACCACTTCGCCGTCTTCACCCCGTACTACCGGCACTGGGCACGGACGCCGCTCCGTCCGGTCGTCCGCGCCCCGGAGCGCGTCGTCGTCCCCGATGGGGCGGGCGGTGAGAAGGTGCCGGCGCACGGCGACCACGTCGGGGTGTCCCCGGCCCTGCCGCCGGGCGGGGAGAGCCAGGCGCGCAAACAGGTCACCGCGTACTGGCGGCGCGGTCTCGACGGCTATGAGACCACCCACGACGACCTGGCCGCCGACGCGACCTCGCGCCTCTCCGCGCATCTGCACTTCGGCACGGTGTCCCCGGTGGAACTGGTGCATCGGGCACGCCGGCACGGTGGTGCGGGCGCCGAGGCGTTCGTCCGGCAGCTCGCCTGGCGGGACTTCCACCACCAGGTCCTCGCCGCCCGTCCGGAGACCGCGCACGCCGACTACCGCACCAAGCACGACCACTGGCGCACGGAGCGCACCGCGGGCGCCGACATCGACGCCTGGCGCGAAGGCCGCACCGGCTACCCGGTGATCGACGCGGCCATGCGGCAACTGCGCCACGAGGGCTGGATGCACAACCGGGCCCGGCTCCTCGTCGCCAGCTTCCTGACCAAGACGCTCTACGTCGACTGGCGGATCGGCGCGGCCCACTTCCTGTACTGGCTGGTCGACGGAGACGTGGCCGACAACCAGCTCAACTGGCAGTGGATGGCCGGCACCGGCACCGACACCCGGCCGAACCGGGTCCTCAACCCGGTGACCCAGAGCAAGAAGTACGACCCGGACGGTACCTACGTCCGCCGCTGGGTCCCCGAACTCGCCGGACTGACACCCCGTTTGGTGCACGAGCCCTGGAAACTGCCCGCCGCGGACCGAGCCGACCTCGACTATCCCGACCCGATCGTCAGCCTCTCCACCGCCCTCGACCGCTTCCGCCGCGCCCGCGGCAAGGAGGTCTAG
- a CDS encoding MFS transporter — protein MKHLWQQTRSFPPAARLLMANQFAINLAFYMLMPYLAFHLSDGLGLAAWAVGLVLGVRNFSQQGMFLIGGTLADRLGHKIPIMAGCLLRTVGFGLLGWVDNLPALIVASAATGFAGALFNPAVRAYLAAEAGERRVDAFATFNVYYQAGMLLGPLVGLALLAADFRLVCTVSAALFAALTLLQWRALPARPRHGTDSGHESVLAQWRSVVGNRPFVLFSAAMIGSYVLTFQVYLALPLAVTDALGSRGTAVTSGLFVVSAAVAVVGQLRLTGWAKARWQPGEALVRGLAAMGLAFVPLALSPRGSSTAVLVSLVVAVVLLAAGSAIVYPFEMDTVVALSGNRLVATHYGLYNTVSGLGITLGNLGTGALWDFAGRQHATWLTWTALTATGTACAAAVAALARTGRLATPEPQPAAA, from the coding sequence ATGAAGCACCTGTGGCAGCAGACCCGCTCCTTCCCGCCCGCCGCAAGGCTGTTGATGGCCAACCAGTTCGCCATCAACCTCGCCTTCTACATGCTGATGCCCTACCTCGCCTTCCACCTCTCCGACGGACTCGGCCTCGCCGCCTGGGCCGTCGGACTCGTCCTCGGCGTCCGCAACTTCTCCCAGCAGGGCATGTTCCTCATCGGGGGCACCCTCGCCGACCGCCTGGGGCACAAGATCCCCATCATGGCCGGGTGCCTCCTGCGCACCGTGGGCTTCGGCCTGCTCGGCTGGGTCGACAACCTGCCCGCCCTCATCGTCGCCTCCGCCGCGACGGGCTTCGCCGGCGCGCTGTTCAACCCGGCCGTCCGCGCCTACCTCGCCGCGGAGGCCGGTGAGCGGCGGGTGGACGCCTTCGCCACCTTCAACGTCTACTACCAGGCCGGCATGCTGCTCGGCCCGCTCGTCGGACTCGCCCTGCTGGCCGCCGACTTCCGGCTCGTGTGCACGGTCTCCGCCGCGCTCTTCGCCGCCCTCACCCTGCTGCAGTGGCGCGCACTGCCCGCACGTCCCCGCCACGGCACGGACAGCGGACACGAGAGCGTGCTGGCGCAGTGGCGCAGCGTCGTGGGCAACCGGCCCTTCGTGCTCTTCTCCGCGGCAATGATCGGCTCGTACGTCCTGACCTTCCAGGTCTACCTCGCCCTGCCGCTCGCCGTGACCGACGCCCTCGGCTCCCGGGGCACGGCGGTCACCAGCGGGCTGTTCGTCGTCTCGGCCGCGGTCGCCGTGGTGGGCCAACTACGGCTCACCGGCTGGGCCAAGGCCCGCTGGCAGCCCGGCGAGGCCCTGGTACGGGGCCTGGCGGCGATGGGGCTGGCGTTCGTCCCGCTCGCCCTCAGCCCGCGCGGCTCCTCGACGGCCGTGCTCGTCTCCCTGGTCGTGGCCGTGGTCCTCCTCGCGGCCGGATCCGCGATCGTCTACCCCTTCGAGATGGACACGGTCGTCGCCCTGTCCGGCAACCGCCTCGTCGCCACCCATTACGGCCTCTACAACACCGTCTCCGGACTGGGCATCACCCTGGGCAACCTCGGCACCGGCGCGCTCTGGGACTTCGCCGGGCGCCAGCACGCCACCTGGCTGACCTGGACAGCCCTGACGGCGACCGGCACGGCCTGCGCCGCGGCCGTCGCCGCCCTCGCCCGAACCGGACGCCTCGCCACACCGGAGCCACAGCCGGCCGCGGCCTAG
- a CDS encoding PLP-dependent cysteine synthase family protein yields the protein MNRPTCPTPAMPPAQFPTDVKHPLHTPAGLVGNTPVLWIGDPFTAAGRGFWAKLEGHNPGGIKDRTALHMVRAALERGRLRPGARIIESTSGTLGLGLALAGAAYGHPVTVVTDPGMEPLMTGLLAAYGAAVDVVTTPHREGGWQAARRRRVEELLAARPDAWCPDQYNNPDNVVAYAPLARELLAQLGRIDTLVVSVGTGGHSAGIGSVLRGCFPHLRIVGVDTTGSTIFGQPAASRLMRGLGSSIHPRNVAYHLFDEVHWVAAPEAVWAARRLARDHYATGGWSVGAVALVARWLARTLPPEDRVVAVFPDGPQRYVGTVFDDAYCRRHGLLGQLPADDPDEIDDPRERTVTRWTRCTHITDPLARPARPDLVGAAR from the coding sequence ATGAACCGTCCCACCTGCCCCACCCCGGCCATGCCTCCGGCCCAGTTCCCGACCGACGTCAAACACCCCCTGCACACCCCCGCCGGTCTCGTCGGCAACACGCCGGTCCTGTGGATCGGCGACCCCTTCACCGCCGCAGGCCGCGGTTTCTGGGCCAAGCTCGAAGGCCACAACCCCGGCGGCATCAAGGACCGCACCGCCCTGCACATGGTCCGTGCCGCCCTGGAGCGCGGTCGGCTCCGGCCCGGCGCCCGCATCATCGAATCGACCTCCGGCACCCTGGGCCTTGGTCTGGCACTGGCCGGCGCGGCCTACGGCCATCCGGTCACCGTGGTGACCGACCCCGGCATGGAACCGCTGATGACCGGGCTGCTCGCCGCGTACGGCGCCGCGGTCGACGTCGTCACCACCCCCCACCGGGAGGGCGGCTGGCAGGCGGCACGCCGACGGCGCGTCGAGGAACTCCTCGCCGCCCGTCCCGACGCGTGGTGCCCGGACCAGTACAACAACCCGGACAACGTCGTCGCCTACGCCCCGCTCGCCCGTGAACTCCTCGCGCAACTAGGGCGCATCGACACCCTCGTCGTCTCCGTCGGCACCGGTGGCCACTCCGCGGGCATCGGCTCGGTGCTGCGCGGCTGCTTCCCCCACCTGCGGATCGTCGGAGTCGACACCACCGGCTCGACGATCTTCGGTCAGCCCGCCGCCTCCCGCCTCATGCGCGGTCTGGGCTCCAGCATCCACCCCCGCAACGTCGCCTACCACCTCTTCGACGAGGTCCACTGGGTCGCCGCGCCCGAAGCCGTGTGGGCGGCCCGCCGCCTGGCCCGCGACCACTACGCCACCGGCGGCTGGAGCGTCGGAGCCGTCGCGCTGGTCGCCCGCTGGCTGGCCCGCACCCTGCCTCCGGAGGACCGGGTCGTCGCCGTCTTCCCCGACGGTCCGCAACGCTACGTCGGCACGGTCTTCGACGACGCCTACTGCCGCCGCCACGGCCTCTTGGGGCAGCTGCCCGCCGACGACCCGGACGAGATCGACGACCCCCGGGAGCGCACCGTCACCCGATGGACCCGCTGCACCCACATCACCGACCCCCTCGCCCGCCCCGCACGCCCCGACCTCGTGGGAGCCGCCCGATGA
- a CDS encoding glycosyltransferase family 2 protein: MREGARQGTREGSGTDAIDPGARPAAEPGRGRNRPAPVDVVLPCLDEAGALPWVLARIPDGWRAIVVDNGSTDGSAEIARGLGATVVHEPRRGFGAACHAGLLAAEADIVCFCDCDASLDPALLEPFVRAVRDGESDLVLGRRRPQGRGAWPPHARAGNLVLAQMLRRRTGLRLHDLGPLRAARRAALLGLDLTDRRSGYPLQMVVRAADAGWRVAERDVPYRPRTGHSKVTGTWRGTWHAVRDMRSVLNQPRLTAPVPETVTR, encoded by the coding sequence ATGCGGGAGGGCGCTCGGCAGGGGACGCGGGAAGGGAGCGGGACGGACGCGATCGACCCCGGCGCGCGTCCCGCGGCGGAGCCCGGGCGCGGCAGGAACCGCCCCGCCCCGGTGGACGTCGTGCTGCCCTGCCTGGACGAGGCCGGCGCGCTGCCGTGGGTGCTGGCGCGCATCCCGGACGGTTGGCGGGCCATCGTCGTGGACAACGGCTCGACCGACGGCTCGGCCGAGATCGCCCGCGGTCTCGGCGCCACCGTCGTCCACGAACCGCGTCGCGGCTTCGGTGCCGCCTGCCATGCCGGACTGCTCGCCGCCGAGGCGGACATCGTCTGCTTCTGCGACTGCGACGCCTCGCTCGACCCGGCGCTGCTCGAACCGTTCGTCCGCGCCGTGCGGGACGGGGAGAGCGATCTGGTGCTGGGCCGCCGCCGGCCGCAGGGCCGCGGAGCCTGGCCGCCGCACGCCCGGGCCGGGAACCTCGTCCTGGCGCAGATGCTGCGCCGGCGTACCGGGCTGCGGCTGCACGACCTCGGTCCGCTGCGCGCCGCCCGCCGCGCCGCGCTGCTCGGCCTGGACCTGACGGACCGCCGCAGCGGCTATCCGCTGCAGATGGTCGTCCGGGCCGCCGACGCCGGCTGGCGGGTCGCTGAGCGGGACGTGCCCTACCGGCCGCGCACCGGCCACTCGAAGGTCACCGGCACCTGGCGCGGCACCTGGCACGCGGTCCGCGACATGCGAAGCGTCCTCAACCAGCCGCGGTTGACGGCCCCGGTACCCGAGACGGTGACGCGATGA
- a CDS encoding TIGR04282 family arsenosugar biosynthesis glycosyltransferase, which yields MTRPTAPAAPTGPSPLTGPTGPTTILVIAKEPVPGRVKTRLTPPYTPDEAAQLAEAALCDTLRAVGAMPARRRVVVLDGRPGTWLSPGFDIRPQSTGGLDERLAAAFADSAGPTLLIGMDTPQVTPQLLAPALDIGAWDDCDAWFGAAEDGGFWALGLAAPEPGLLRGVPMSTDHTGAAQRARLIAAGLRVRDLPPLRDVDTAKDAERVADAAPGGRFAATLARLRPAGGR from the coding sequence ATGACCCGCCCGACCGCACCGGCGGCTCCGACCGGGCCGAGCCCGCTGACCGGCCCGACCGGGCCGACGACGATCCTGGTCATCGCGAAGGAACCGGTGCCCGGACGGGTCAAGACCCGCCTGACCCCGCCCTACACCCCCGACGAAGCCGCCCAGTTGGCGGAGGCGGCGCTGTGCGACACGCTCCGGGCCGTCGGCGCGATGCCCGCCCGACGGCGGGTGGTGGTCCTCGACGGCCGGCCGGGCACCTGGTTGTCGCCCGGCTTCGACATCCGGCCGCAGAGCACCGGCGGCCTCGACGAGCGGCTGGCCGCGGCCTTCGCGGACAGCGCCGGACCGACGCTGCTCATCGGCATGGACACCCCCCAGGTCACGCCGCAACTCCTCGCCCCCGCACTGGACATCGGTGCCTGGGACGACTGTGATGCCTGGTTCGGGGCGGCCGAGGACGGCGGATTCTGGGCGCTCGGCCTGGCCGCGCCCGAGCCCGGACTGCTGCGCGGCGTCCCCATGTCCACCGACCACACCGGCGCCGCGCAGCGCGCCAGGCTGATCGCCGCCGGCCTGCGGGTGCGGGACCTGCCGCCGCTGCGCGACGTCGACACCGCTAAGGACGCCGAACGCGTGGCGGACGCCGCTCCCGGCGGCCGGTTCGCCGCCACCCTGGCCCGGCTGCGACCGGCGGGCGGCCGGTGA
- a CDS encoding class I SAM-dependent methyltransferase, which translates to MSTDEQAPEPGAGPRARHEDPYARALAKGRGPLYMRCTDGGILLSEVDRWCSAPDPADLSVLRRCQGAVLDIGCGPGRLVSALRARGHVVLGIDISDAAVARTEHTGGIALCRSVFDRLPGEGLWNTALLMDGNIGIGGDPRALLARIGSLVAPDGTLLVEAARQDVDERLNVRFDDGRGHLGSPFPWARVGLAALRREAAVTGWRTGDHWTLDDRHFLALRHRRGAGSDRGPAPAGS; encoded by the coding sequence ATGAGCACCGACGAACAGGCGCCTGAGCCCGGCGCGGGCCCCCGCGCCCGGCACGAGGACCCCTATGCCCGCGCGCTCGCGAAGGGCCGCGGCCCCCTGTACATGCGCTGTACGGACGGGGGGATCCTGCTGTCCGAGGTGGACCGCTGGTGTTCCGCACCGGACCCCGCCGACCTCAGCGTCCTGCGGCGCTGCCAGGGGGCGGTCCTGGACATCGGCTGCGGTCCGGGGCGGTTGGTCAGCGCCCTCCGGGCACGCGGCCACGTCGTGCTCGGCATCGACATCAGCGACGCGGCCGTCGCGCGGACCGAGCACACCGGGGGCATCGCGCTGTGCCGGTCCGTCTTCGACAGGCTTCCGGGCGAAGGACTCTGGAACACCGCCCTGCTCATGGACGGCAACATCGGCATCGGCGGCGATCCGCGGGCACTGCTGGCGCGCATCGGTTCTCTGGTGGCGCCCGACGGAACCCTGCTGGTGGAAGCGGCTCGGCAGGACGTCGACGAGCGGCTGAACGTGCGGTTCGACGACGGCCGCGGCCACCTGGGCAGCCCGTTCCCCTGGGCCCGTGTCGGCCTCGCCGCGCTGCGCCGTGAGGCGGCGGTCACCGGCTGGCGGACCGGTGACCACTGGACGCTCGACGACCGCCACTTCCTCGCACTGCGGCACCGTCGAGGCGCCGGCTCCGACCGCGGCCCGGCACCGGCCGGCAGCTAG
- a CDS encoding molybdopterin-dependent oxidoreductase produces MRGPWLTSVFGLVLLLGITVLFVTGLLSYAAYNPNLAPGNDHTPDKGWLGFYLFPWPTRPYWLYRLTQGVHVTLGVVLIPVLLAKLWSVIPKLFAWPPLRSPRHALERLSLLLLVGGVLFEFVTGVLNIQLHYIFPGSFYPLHFYGAWVFIGAFVVHVVFRIPTMTTALRSRRWRTELRTPTARTRPEPPDDTGLVTPDPAPPTMSRRGALGMVGAGSLVLLVVTAGQSIGGALRRTALLAPHGREPGTGPNGFQINKTAAAVGIRARDIGPDWRLVVRGPGQERRFTREQVLALPQHMAALPIACVEGWSTDDQIWSGVRLQDLAALVGLRESPPGVFVESAQRSGSFNSAHLRDNQVRDPRALLALRVNGADLSVDHGYPARIIVPANPGVHNTKWVTRLTFGAPR; encoded by the coding sequence CTGCGGGGGCCGTGGCTGACCTCGGTGTTCGGACTGGTCCTGCTCCTCGGCATCACCGTGCTGTTCGTCACCGGACTGCTGTCGTACGCCGCGTACAACCCGAACCTGGCACCGGGCAACGACCACACACCGGACAAGGGCTGGCTGGGCTTCTACCTCTTCCCCTGGCCGACCCGGCCCTACTGGCTCTACCGCCTCACCCAGGGAGTCCACGTCACCCTGGGCGTGGTGCTCATCCCCGTGCTGCTGGCGAAGCTCTGGTCGGTCATCCCGAAGCTGTTCGCCTGGCCACCGCTGCGGTCACCGCGCCACGCGTTGGAACGGCTCTCGCTGCTGCTGCTCGTGGGCGGCGTGCTGTTCGAGTTCGTCACGGGCGTGCTCAACATCCAGTTGCACTACATCTTCCCCGGGTCCTTCTACCCCCTGCACTTCTACGGTGCCTGGGTCTTCATCGGCGCCTTCGTCGTCCACGTCGTCTTCCGCATCCCCACCATGACAACGGCGTTGCGCAGCCGCCGCTGGCGCACCGAGCTGCGTACCCCCACCGCCCGTACCCGGCCCGAACCGCCGGACGACACCGGTCTGGTGACCCCCGACCCCGCACCGCCCACGATGTCCCGGCGCGGCGCGCTCGGCATGGTGGGCGCGGGGTCGCTGGTGCTCCTCGTCGTGACGGCGGGTCAGAGCATCGGCGGGGCCCTCCGCAGGACCGCGCTGCTGGCGCCGCACGGGCGGGAACCGGGCACGGGGCCCAACGGCTTCCAGATCAACAAGACCGCCGCGGCGGTCGGTATCCGCGCCCGCGACATCGGTCCCGACTGGCGCCTCGTCGTACGCGGTCCCGGCCAGGAACGGCGCTTCACCCGGGAGCAGGTACTGGCCCTGCCGCAACACATGGCCGCCCTGCCGATCGCCTGTGTGGAAGGCTGGTCCACCGACGACCAGATCTGGAGCGGCGTGCGGCTGCAGGACCTGGCGGCCCTGGTCGGACTGCGGGAGAGCCCACCCGGTGTCTTCGTCGAGTCCGCCCAGCGTTCCGGATCCTTCAACTCCGCCCATCTGCGCGACAACCAGGTCCGCGACCCCAGGGCACTGCTGGCGCTGCGGGTCAACGGTGCGGACCTCTCCGTCGACCACGGCTATCCGGCGCGGATCATCGTCCCCGCCAACCCCGGTGTGCACAACACCAAATGGGTCACCCGCCTCACCTTCGGAGCGCCACGGTGA